One Thiocapsa bogorovii DNA segment encodes these proteins:
- a CDS encoding helix-turn-helix transcriptional regulator, translating to MLERTGYSRSRVYARIAAGLFPRPIALGARAAAWPEHDIEAILAALIRAATDDEFAPWS from the coding sequence GTGCTTGAGCGCACCGGCTACAGCCGTTCACGAGTGTATGCCCGCATCGCCGCCGGACTCTTTCCACGTCCGATCGCGCTGGGTGCACGCGCGGCTGCATGGCCCGAGCATGACATCGAAGCGATCCTCGCCGCGCTGATCCGCGCGGCCACCGACGACGAGTTCGCACCCTGGTCTTAG
- a CDS encoding transposase, with protein MSNPIPHPQGEPETTALVPHAGPVAVDTFGGRVHVEWDAQAAVTPLGQLPFFTEFLRLGGRFDAWVESCPLKLTSPNAPSTRDVLGTAILAVLSGHQRDAHIIALRGDTINAALLGMEAVVSEDSVRRNLGKLDEADGVAWLQNHLDACVAPVPGVPWILDTDVTVKPLYGHQEGALKGYNPHKPGRPSHTYHTYFVAGLRLILDVEVLAGNQTASKYSAPGLWELLARLPRVHWPLCIRGDRDWGTQANMARAEQEGIPYLFKLRMTSKVKQTVERLMRDAEWCDAGQGWQGAETTLRLSGWSRARRAVVLRRRIKADLAVVEQGDPEQLRLSFAEFTDQTILYEYAVLVTSLPHEILSVAQLYRDRADAENPFDELKNHWGWGGFTTRDIKRCRFMARITALTYNWWSLFVRLADPTRHTEAITSRPLLLSAPARLTRHGGQRRLTISHPHAEAGWVEATCREIAAFFNTPRRTAEQLSPLQRWYRLLSRALVKYLNGRQLQPPAVLPAPA; from the coding sequence ATGAGCAATCCGATCCCTCACCCGCAGGGTGAACCCGAAACCACCGCATTGGTACCGCATGCCGGCCCGGTTGCGGTGGACACGTTTGGCGGCCGCGTCCACGTCGAGTGGGATGCGCAGGCGGCGGTCACCCCGCTGGGGCAGCTGCCGTTCTTCACCGAGTTTCTGCGCCTGGGCGGGCGCTTCGACGCCTGGGTCGAGAGCTGCCCGCTGAAGCTGACCAGCCCGAACGCCCCGAGCACGCGCGACGTTCTCGGTACCGCCATCCTGGCGGTGCTGTCCGGGCATCAGCGCGATGCCCACATCATTGCCCTGCGCGGCGACACCATCAACGCCGCCCTGCTGGGCATGGAGGCGGTGGTGAGCGAGGACTCGGTGCGCCGCAACCTCGGCAAGCTCGATGAAGCCGACGGGGTGGCCTGGTTGCAGAACCATCTGGACGCCTGCGTGGCCCCGGTGCCGGGCGTGCCCTGGATTCTCGATACCGACGTGACGGTCAAGCCGCTCTACGGGCATCAAGAGGGTGCGCTCAAGGGCTACAACCCGCACAAGCCGGGGCGCCCTTCGCACACCTACCACACCTATTTCGTCGCCGGTCTGCGTCTGATCCTGGACGTGGAGGTGCTGGCCGGCAACCAAACCGCGTCCAAGTACAGCGCGCCGGGGCTGTGGGAGTTGCTCGCGCGCCTGCCGCGGGTGCACTGGCCGCTGTGCATTCGCGGCGACCGCGACTGGGGCACCCAAGCCAACATGGCGCGTGCCGAGCAGGAGGGGATCCCCTATCTGTTCAAGCTGCGCATGACCTCCAAGGTCAAGCAGACCGTCGAGCGCCTGATGCGCGATGCCGAGTGGTGCGATGCCGGTCAAGGCTGGCAAGGGGCCGAAACGACCCTGCGTCTGTCGGGCTGGAGCCGCGCACGGCGCGCCGTCGTGCTGCGCCGGCGCATCAAGGCCGACCTGGCCGTCGTCGAGCAGGGTGATCCCGAGCAGCTGCGCCTGAGCTTCGCCGAGTTCACCGACCAGACGATCCTCTACGAGTACGCCGTGCTGGTGACCTCGCTGCCCCATGAGATCCTGAGCGTGGCGCAACTCTATCGCGATCGCGCCGACGCGGAGAATCCCTTCGACGAGCTCAAGAACCATTGGGGCTGGGGCGGCTTCACCACCCGCGACATCAAGCGCTGCCGCTTCATGGCGCGCATCACCGCCTTGACCTACAACTGGTGGAGCCTGTTCGTGCGCCTGGCCGACCCGACTCGGCACACCGAGGCGATCACCAGCCGCCCGCTGCTGCTCAGCGCACCGGCACGACTGACCCGTCACGGCGGGCAGAGGCGCCTGACCATCAGCCATCCCCATGCCGAAGCCGGGTGGGTGGAGGCGACCTGCCGCGAGATCGCGGCCTTCTTCAACACCCCGCGCCGAACTGCGGAGCAGTTGAGTCCCCTGCAACGCTGGTACCGGCTCCTCTCGCGGGCGCTGGTGAAGTATCTCAACGGCCGCCAATTGCAGCCGCCGGCGGTGTTACCGGCGCCGGCGTAG